Part of the Limihaloglobus sulfuriphilus genome is shown below.
GCGATAGCCGCGGCGTGTATCGACTATTACGGTATGATCCGCGTCTCCAGGACACCTGATATTCTCGGCTACGTCAGTCCTGAAGGCGGAACAGGTTTCACGCCGGATCCGATATCGATACTGAAAAACCCAGCGCATCCGCAGACCGCACGCAGGTTTGTTGATTTTGTCCTTAGCATTGAAGGCCAGCGGCTCTGGGCGCTTCCGGCGGGGCACGAATTCGGCCCGGAGCTGAACTGTCTCAACAGGCCGCCTGTACGGAAAGATTTCTATACCGCTTACGGGCAGGATATTCCAAAGTGGATCGTTCGCCCTTATGAAATGGGTACAACGCTTGAGATTGATGAACAGCTTCGAATTGAGCGGTATGATGTTCTCGTCCAGCTTGTCCGGGCAGCAGCGGTAAACAATGCACCGCTGCTAAAAGATGCAAAAAAGAAGATTGTCGAGACCGGCTCAAAAGAGCTCGAAGAGCTTTTTGTTAAACTGCCCGACAATGCCGACACATTAGACGAGGTACGCGGTCTTCATGAAGCCATGCAGGACGATACGTTCCGTGATAAGGTTATTAACGAATGGGTGTCATTTTTCAGCGATAAATACAAGGCGATTATCGACGCGAAGTAATATTGGGCTACAGTGTTGACATTTCAATATTGTCAAAATTGCGGCGGTAATATTCCATATATTTGACTTTTCTCTCGAGTGAGTCTATGACCGCGTCATTGAAATTGACTTTCTCAAATTTCTGTGCGCTGCCGAGCCCGCCGGGGCTGAATACATTTATTTCCATGAGTTTGTCGCCGACTATATCCAGACCTACCAGGAACATTCCGTCCTGTACGAGTTTTGGCCGTACTATTTCGGCAACTCTTAAATGCTGTTCTGTGATTTCGGCCCTTTTTAGAGAGCCTCCCGCGTGGATATTGCTTCGTATGTCATCGCCGGCGCGAACCCTGCAGAATGCTGCATATTTGCCCTTGTGCCGCAAAGGCATCCCGTTGAGCAGGAACATACGCGTGTCTCCCTCGGCTGCCTTGGGCAGGTATTCCTGTGCTATCACATAGCCGTCGCGGCTTACCGATTCCACTATCTGGTTGATGTTGTAAAAATTATCCTTGCTGATAAGGAACACACCCGAGCCGCCGGAGCCCTGAAGCGGTTTCAGCACAGCCGTTCCGCCTTCGTCTCGTATGAAACGTCTTATTTCATTTCTGTCGCGGCTTATAATAGTGCGGGGGCGGACTTCTTCGGGGAACATCTGGAAGTACATTTTATTCATTGCTCTCGAAAGGGCATTGGGGTCATTGAGCACGATAACGCCGTTGCGCATCGCGGCCCTGCCGAAAATGATGCCCGCCATCTGTGCCCATGAGCGTGTGCCCGTGTCATTAGAAGGGTCATTTCTGAGCATCAGTACATCGAGGTCGTCAACTACAATGCGTTTTTTTACAGCTTTTGTTCCCTGGATTTCGTTTAGAAAATTCTTTGTGGAACTGTATTTTTTCTTCGTTACAGACCAAGCGCGGGCATGAACCTGGTCGTCAATGTCATAGTCAAAGTCTCCGGCGCCTATGAACCATATCTGGTGCCCCCTGTTATGGGCCGTCATCGCCATTCTGACAGTTGTATATCCGGCGTGTTCAGTTGAAACATCGTTTACCATAAAGCCTATACGCATAATTATCTCCAGTTAACCATTTGTTTTAAATCAAGACCGTTTCTAAGAGCCGAGAGTTTTTTTTCGATGTCGGCAGATTGCATATACCGAGGTGTCAGCGGCGGCTTTTTCAATATCTCCCGAGCCTGCAAGTCCTCGATCATTGGTACGTGTTCCAGGGCAATCTTGCCGCAAAACAGTGTGTCGATTTTACGGCCCTGTTTGAGGTATGCAAGTAATTTTATC
Proteins encoded:
- a CDS encoding glutathione synthase → MRIGFMVNDVSTEHAGYTTVRMAMTAHNRGHQIWFIGAGDFDYDIDDQVHARAWSVTKKKYSSTKNFLNEIQGTKAVKKRIVVDDLDVLMLRNDPSNDTGTRSWAQMAGIIFGRAAMRNGVIVLNDPNALSRAMNKMYFQMFPEEVRPRTIISRDRNEIRRFIRDEGGTAVLKPLQGSGGSGVFLISKDNFYNINQIVESVSRDGYVIAQEYLPKAAEGDTRMFLLNGMPLRHKGKYAAFCRVRAGDDIRSNIHAGGSLKRAEITEQHLRVAEIVRPKLVQDGMFLVGLDIVGDKLMEINVFSPGGLGSAQKFEKVNFNDAVIDSLERKVKYMEYYRRNFDNIEMSTL